The proteins below come from a single Magallana gigas chromosome 10, xbMagGiga1.1, whole genome shotgun sequence genomic window:
- the LOC117684032 gene encoding uncharacterized protein — MRLFCVFYILLYFNVGFVGSADSDILGISSSSCRFELHTSLLPWDEAYQACKHRGLTLASFGDKTDLVSVKSFIEHANGVYTSEFSWLPSRKYWVGLHMESSVGGSSEFHWGDCVLRADITNGFDSLLGYPVATACGYVSLDSLSLTACSSAVSLGFICENPSGEDSCFTTMSTTVYAMGYDSKTALTSSDCASHCLTSSSCGAVYVTAGSSCSMLQYNTGLNSRLSAPHLAYTHLYHRRFLNNDPYSLPFKAGLTEDELCSEPIGSPITTRAIGDVTTTIEINPTTTKEATTKQILEETTTDDVTTPPTTEDTTTEDVTTPTTVDTTTNDVTTPTTEDTTTEDVTTQTTGDTTSENVTTPTTEETTTEDITIKTTQDSTTQDVTTQTTGKISKTADVTTQTIQDTTTEHITTQTTEYTTTEHVTTKPVSELSTSKQIPVSNVSSCGCTCVKKNITINEKIEDMVSDLKVDISVLSATVRKKVCAEDPRPSARNVGILGIVLVTVMVGLIIAMDVMRFFQNDDRPKVMIKPDKKIVPAT; from the exons ATGCGACTATTTTGTGTGTTCTACATATTGTTGTACTTTAATGTTGGATTTGTTGGGTCTGCGGATAGTGATATTCTAGGCA tTTCGAGTTCATCGTGTCGGTTTGAGCTCCACACTAGTTTGTTGCCATGGGATGAGGCGTACCAGGCCTGTAAACACCGTGGTCTCACTCTGGCGAGCTTCGGGGACAAAACAGATCTCGTCTCCGTGAAGAGCTTCATCGAACACGCCAATGGCGTATATACATCAGAGTTTAGCTGGCTGCCAAGCAG aaaatattggGTGGGTCTACACATGGAGTCCAGCGTCGGCGGATCATCCGAGTTTCACTGGGGAGATTGTGTGCTCAGAGCAGACATTACCAACGGATTCGACAGTCTGTTGGGGTACCCCGTGGCCACCGCCTGTGGGTACGTCAGTCTCGACTCTCTCAGTCTAACGGCGTGCTCCTCTGCAGTGTCCCTGGGGTTTATTTGTGAAAACCCGAGCG GCGAAGACTCCTGTTTCACAACGATGTCCACCACTGTCTATGCAATGGGTTACGATTCCAAAACTGCGCTGACGTCATCTGATTGTGCTTCGCACTGCCTTACGTCATCAAGTTGCGGAGCAGTCTACGTTACAGCGGGGAGTTCCTGCTCCATGTTGCAGTATAATACAGGCTTAAATAGCAGACTGTCGGCACCTCATCTAGCGTACACTCACCTTTACCACAGAA GATTTCTAAATAACGACCCGTACAGTTTACCGTTCAAAGCCGGATTGACCGAGGACGAGTTGTGCAGTGAACCGATTGGTTCACCGATCACAACCAGGGCGATTGGTGACGTCACAACT ACAATAGAGATTAacccaacaacaacaaaagaagCCACAACAAAGCAGATACTTGAAGAAACAACAACTGATGACGTCACCACACCACCAACAACAGAAGACACAACAACTGAAGACGTCACAACACCAACAACAGTAGATACAACAACTAATGACGTCACAACACCAACAACAGAAGACACAACAACTGAAGATGTCACAACACAGACAACAGGAGACACAACGTCCGAAAACGTCACAACACCAACAACAGAAGAAACAACAACTGAAGACATTACAATAAAGACAACACAAGACTCAACAACTCAAGACGTTACAACACAGACAACTGGTAAAATCTCAAAAACTGCAGACGTCACGACCCAGACAATACAAGACACAACAACTGAACACATCACAACCCAGACAACAGAATACACAACAACTGAACATGTAACAACTAAACCAGTTAGTGAATTATCAACCTCTAAACAAATACCGGTGTCAAACGTATCATCATGTGGTTGCACGTGTGTGAAGAAAAATATTAccatcaatgaaaaaatagagGATATGGTCTCAGATTTAAAAGTAGACATTTCAGTTCTTTCTGCGACTGTACGGAAAAAGGTGTGTGCTGAGGATCCACGGCCAAGTGCCAGGAACGTGGGAATTCTGGGAATCGTGTTAGTTACTGTTATGGTTGGATTAATAATAGCAATGGATGTTATGCGGTTCTTCCAAAACGATGACAGACCTAAAGTAATGATAAAACCTGATAAAAAGATCGTACCAGCTACATAG